In a single window of the Streptomyces sp. NBC_00353 genome:
- a CDS encoding ester cyclase — MSRDENLAAQNTIAEAVNSGKLEDLVKVVATDSVDHDPAPGQVPGPAGFQAMFAEIRAAFPDLHVDVEHLVTTDDELAFAYTISGTHLGELMGHSPTGKKVSYRGMQISRFADGKLVERWGSSDELGMLRQLDLIP, encoded by the coding sequence ATGTCCCGCGACGAAAACCTTGCTGCCCAGAACACCATCGCCGAGGCCGTGAACAGCGGAAAACTGGAGGATCTCGTCAAGGTCGTCGCAACCGACTCGGTCGACCACGATCCGGCTCCCGGCCAGGTTCCGGGCCCGGCCGGATTTCAGGCAATGTTCGCCGAGATCAGGGCGGCCTTCCCTGACCTGCACGTCGATGTCGAGCATCTCGTCACCACGGACGACGAGTTGGCATTCGCCTACACCATCAGCGGAACACACCTTGGTGAACTGATGGGACACAGTCCGACCGGGAAGAAGGTGTCCTACCGGGGTATGCAGATAAGCAGGTTCGCCGACGGAAAGCTCGTGGAGCGGTGGGGCAGCAGCGACGAACTCGGCATGCTGCGCCAACTCGATCTCATCCCGTGA